The following proteins come from a genomic window of Noviherbaspirillum sp. L7-7A:
- the rpe gene encoding ribulose-phosphate 3-epimerase translates to MGARIRIAPSILSADFARLGEEVRAIESAGAELVHVDVMDNHYVPNLTIGPLVCQAIRPHVAIPLDVHLMVEPVDALIPLFAAAGADIITFHPEASRHVDRTLGMIRECGCRAGLAFNPATPLFWLDHLMDRLDLVLIMSVNPGFGGQSFLPASLAKLAEARMRIDQHAAGGGQPIWLQVDGGVKADNIGRIAAAGADTFVAGSAVFGAPDEDGGYGGILRRLRRQALER, encoded by the coding sequence ATGGGCGCCCGGATCCGGATTGCGCCTTCCATCCTGTCGGCCGACTTTGCGCGGCTAGGCGAGGAAGTGCGGGCCATCGAGAGCGCCGGCGCCGAACTGGTACATGTCGATGTGATGGACAACCACTATGTGCCCAACCTGACGATAGGCCCGCTGGTATGCCAGGCCATCAGACCGCATGTGGCGATACCGCTCGACGTGCACCTGATGGTGGAGCCGGTGGATGCGCTGATTCCGCTGTTCGCCGCCGCCGGCGCCGACATCATCACCTTCCATCCGGAAGCCAGCCGGCATGTGGACCGCACGCTGGGCATGATTCGTGAATGCGGCTGCCGCGCCGGGCTGGCATTCAATCCGGCAACACCGCTGTTCTGGCTGGACCACCTGATGGACCGGCTGGACCTGGTGCTGATCATGAGCGTCAATCCCGGCTTCGGCGGCCAGTCCTTCCTGCCGGCCAGCCTGGCCAAGCTGGCCGAGGCACGCATGCGCATCGACCAGCATGCGGCCGGTGGCGGGCAACCGATCTGGCTGCAGGTCGATGGCGGCGTCAAGGCCGACAACATCGGCCGCATTGCCGCGGCCGGCGCCGATACCTTCGTTGCCGGCAGCGCGGTGTTTGGCGCCCCGGACGAGGACGGCGGTTATGGCGGCATCCTGCGCCGGCTGCGACGGCAGGCGCTCGAGCGATAA